The following are encoded in a window of Roseimaritima ulvae genomic DNA:
- the purN gene encoding phosphoribosylglycinamide formyltransferase, with the protein MTDLPTAVFLSGGGTTLKNLIRVRDAGQLPIDLKLVISSNPKAGGLNIAQAAGIPTRVVRKRDYPGDDAYRAAMFDPCREACVQLVVMAGFLKHVLIPDDYVGRVLNIHPSLIPSFCGPGMYGQRVHQAALDKGVKVSGCTVHLVDNHYDNGPIVLQRTCPVLEDDTAETLAARVFEQECIAFPDAIRQFVARQAS; encoded by the coding sequence ATGACTGATTTGCCAACCGCCGTGTTTTTGTCCGGCGGGGGAACCACGCTGAAAAATCTGATTCGCGTTCGCGATGCGGGGCAGCTGCCGATTGATTTGAAATTGGTAATCAGCAGTAATCCTAAAGCGGGCGGTCTGAACATCGCACAGGCCGCCGGCATCCCGACTCGGGTGGTTCGCAAACGCGACTACCCTGGTGACGATGCTTACCGCGCCGCGATGTTCGACCCCTGTCGTGAGGCCTGCGTGCAGTTGGTGGTGATGGCCGGCTTCCTAAAACACGTGTTGATCCCGGACGACTATGTAGGCCGCGTGCTGAACATTCACCCGTCCTTGATTCCATCCTTCTGCGGTCCTGGGATGTACGGCCAACGGGTCCACCAAGCGGCGCTGGACAAAGGCGTCAAGGTCAGCGGCTGCACGGTACATCTGGTCGACAACCACTACGACAACGGACCGATCGTGCTGCAGCGGACCTGTCCGGTGCTGGAAGACGATACGGCCGAAACGCTGGCCGCGCGGGTATTCGAGCAAGAGTGCATCGCCTTCCCCGACGCCATCCGGCAGTTTGTGGCCCGACAGGCGAGTTAG
- a CDS encoding redoxin domain-containing protein: protein MLKRSLSVPVWMLALLVLPSAGLPAAPPEKLTLPDFALTDHRGRQWTQADFQEAPLLLVAFMGTECPLAKLYAVRLSELDEQFGDSLTVVAVDSNKQDSLTDIANYTSTHNIEFPVLKDGGNRFADQLGAERTPEVFLFDSERQLRYWGRIDDQFGIGYARDKPQSHDLKNAIVALQTGRRVRPERTRSVGCIIGRSKPTDENATVTFANTVANILQKRCVECHREGEVAPFALTDYEQASGWADMIAETVEDGRMPPWHADPAHGEFKNSRRLTDAELQALRQWADAGAPQGDPQVKIEVPPHVAGWQLPREPDVVVPVSEQPVSIQATGEVRYQYYRVDPGFEEDVWLEAAELQPGNRRVVHHILCFARPKSGSRKLNAERGFLVGYVPGARVEGFPAGMAKKIEAGSELIFQVHYTPVGTPQTDQSRLGLVFADADSITHEIKTFSAVQGRLNIPPGAADHEVSAATDLSDALLLGMSPHMHLRGKSFRYAIEREDGTEVILDVPNYDFNWQTTYVLAEPLQTKQGERMLCTAVFDNSEDNPYNPDPTKTVRWGDQTDDEMMIGYFHYAVPRQETAEAKTDRAAKLREMVQRAAVMRVFERIDTDADGVITREQTPVKYREAFDRLNGNGDAELTRKEVETARLP, encoded by the coding sequence ATGCTGAAACGATCGCTGTCGGTTCCCGTTTGGATGCTGGCTTTGCTGGTGTTGCCCAGTGCCGGCTTGCCCGCGGCTCCTCCCGAAAAATTAACCTTGCCGGACTTCGCACTCACCGACCATCGCGGTCGCCAATGGACGCAAGCGGATTTTCAAGAAGCTCCGCTGTTATTGGTTGCCTTTATGGGCACCGAGTGCCCGCTGGCCAAACTGTACGCGGTGCGGTTGAGCGAATTGGATGAACAGTTTGGTGACTCGCTGACGGTGGTTGCGGTCGATTCCAACAAACAGGATTCGTTGACCGACATCGCCAATTACACCTCCACGCACAACATCGAGTTTCCGGTTTTAAAAGACGGTGGCAACCGCTTCGCCGATCAGTTGGGTGCCGAACGAACGCCCGAAGTGTTCTTATTCGATTCCGAACGCCAGCTGCGTTATTGGGGCCGTATCGATGACCAGTTTGGAATCGGCTATGCCCGAGACAAACCCCAGTCCCATGATCTGAAGAACGCCATCGTGGCCTTGCAAACCGGCCGCCGCGTCCGTCCCGAGCGAACTCGCAGCGTGGGCTGCATCATCGGTCGCTCCAAACCCACCGACGAAAACGCCACCGTCACGTTTGCAAACACGGTGGCCAACATTTTGCAGAAGCGCTGTGTGGAGTGTCATCGTGAAGGCGAGGTGGCACCGTTCGCGCTGACCGACTACGAACAGGCTTCGGGCTGGGCCGACATGATCGCCGAAACCGTGGAAGACGGCCGGATGCCACCCTGGCATGCAGATCCGGCGCATGGTGAGTTCAAGAATTCGCGGCGGCTGACCGACGCCGAATTACAGGCCTTGCGGCAATGGGCCGACGCCGGAGCGCCGCAGGGGGATCCGCAAGTCAAAATCGAAGTCCCGCCGCATGTGGCCGGTTGGCAGTTGCCGCGCGAGCCCGATGTGGTGGTTCCCGTCAGCGAGCAACCGGTATCGATCCAGGCCACCGGCGAAGTCCGCTACCAATATTACCGAGTCGATCCGGGCTTTGAGGAAGACGTCTGGTTGGAGGCCGCCGAGTTGCAGCCGGGAAACCGCCGCGTGGTCCACCACATCCTGTGTTTCGCGCGGCCTAAGTCCGGTTCGCGGAAGTTAAACGCCGAACGCGGCTTTCTGGTGGGCTATGTCCCCGGCGCTCGCGTCGAGGGTTTTCCCGCCGGGATGGCCAAGAAGATTGAAGCCGGCAGCGAATTGATCTTTCAGGTTCACTACACTCCAGTGGGCACCCCACAGACCGATCAAAGCCGGTTGGGATTGGTGTTCGCCGATGCGGATTCCATCACGCACGAAATCAAAACCTTCAGCGCCGTGCAGGGCCGCTTGAACATCCCGCCGGGTGCCGCCGACCACGAAGTTTCCGCGGCCACCGATTTATCCGATGCGCTGCTGTTGGGGATGAGTCCCCACATGCATCTACGTGGTAAATCGTTTCGGTATGCGATCGAACGAGAGGATGGCACGGAGGTGATTCTGGACGTGCCCAATTATGACTTCAATTGGCAAACGACGTATGTTTTGGCCGAGCCGCTGCAGACCAAGCAGGGCGAGCGCATGTTGTGCACCGCCGTGTTCGACAACAGCGAAGACAACCCCTATAACCCCGATCCCACCAAGACGGTTCGCTGGGGAGACCAAACCGATGACGAAATGATGATCGGCTACTTCCACTACGCCGTGCCTCGTCAGGAAACCGCGGAAGCCAAGACCGATCGCGCTGCAAAGCTCCGTGAAATGGTGCAGCGAGCGGCCGTGATGCGCGTGTTCGAGCGAATTGATACCGACGCGGATGGGGTGATTACGCGCGAGCAAACACCGGTCAAATATCGCGAAGCCTTCGACCGGCTAAACGGCAACGGCGACGCGGAATTGACGCGCAAAGAAGTCGAAACGGCAAGATTGCCGTAA
- the fmt gene encoding methionyl-tRNA formyltransferase, whose protein sequence is MPNPPTPTPSLRVVLMGTGPFAVPSFEAIRQAGYEIPLVVTRPERVRKSRKGPPPAPVRQWAQSHDLQLFDPASINDPEAIATVAAQNADVLFVCDYGQILSDAALQAARCGGLNLHGSLLPAYRGAAPVQWAMWKGETETGVSVIHMTPKLDGGPVVVRRSLKIDPHETAGELEARLADDGVAATLQSLSDLALWDGNSAWGEIQDPAQACKAPRLQKSDGQIDWTQSAAQIDCQVRAMQPWPTAFTTLKSEGRADTRITIRSLEPTDTPRAESLACGQIVVEGQTLFAAASDRLLQIHQLQPAGKKAMAAADFLRGHPHVNKAHFAS, encoded by the coding sequence ATGCCTAACCCACCCACACCAACGCCCTCTCTACGAGTGGTGTTGATGGGCACCGGTCCCTTTGCGGTGCCTTCGTTCGAAGCGATCCGCCAGGCGGGCTATGAAATCCCGCTGGTGGTGACGCGGCCCGAACGGGTTCGCAAAAGCCGTAAAGGACCGCCACCGGCGCCGGTCCGGCAATGGGCCCAGTCGCACGACCTGCAGCTGTTTGACCCGGCTTCGATCAATGATCCCGAAGCGATCGCCACCGTCGCCGCTCAAAACGCCGACGTGTTGTTCGTCTGCGATTACGGACAGATCCTTTCCGACGCCGCGCTGCAAGCGGCTCGCTGCGGCGGCTTGAACCTGCACGGTTCTCTATTGCCGGCTTATCGCGGCGCCGCTCCGGTGCAGTGGGCGATGTGGAAGGGCGAAACGGAAACCGGCGTCTCGGTGATCCACATGACGCCCAAGCTCGATGGCGGGCCCGTCGTCGTTCGCCGCTCGTTGAAAATCGATCCTCACGAAACGGCGGGTGAACTGGAAGCGCGTTTGGCCGACGATGGGGTTGCCGCCACACTGCAGTCGCTGAGCGACCTCGCCCTGTGGGATGGAAACAGCGCGTGGGGCGAAATCCAAGACCCCGCTCAAGCCTGCAAGGCGCCGCGGTTGCAGAAAAGCGACGGCCAAATCGACTGGACGCAATCGGCCGCCCAGATCGATTGCCAGGTGCGAGCCATGCAGCCCTGGCCGACGGCTTTTACGACGCTAAAAAGCGAGGGCCGAGCGGATACACGGATCACGATCCGCAGCCTGGAACCCACCGACACGCCCCGCGCCGAGTCGCTCGCCTGCGGCCAAATCGTGGTCGAAGGGCAAACGCTGTTCGCAGCCGCTTCCGATCGCTTGCTGCAAATTCATCAATTACAACCGGCAGGCAAAAAAGCCATGGCCGCCGCCGATTTCCTCCGCGGCCACCCGCACGTGAATAAAGCCCACTTCGCATCGTAG
- the def gene encoding peptide deformylase, giving the protein MSLEIVHFPHPMLRFKSQPIKRVDKELRMMAEEMLELMYAHEGVGLAANQVALPLRMFVVNPSGKRGEGEERVIINPVLQRPKGSEADREGCLSLPGLFGDVVRSKQIMLSAYDLKGQAIELKCEGFFARVLQHENDHLDGTMFFDRMTEDARRDLGGALEEFEIDFKSKQAGGAIPSDEELAKQREQWIARYA; this is encoded by the coding sequence ATGTCTCTGGAAATCGTTCATTTTCCCCACCCCATGCTGCGGTTCAAAAGTCAGCCGATCAAACGCGTTGACAAAGAATTGCGGATGATGGCCGAAGAAATGCTCGAGTTGATGTACGCCCACGAAGGCGTTGGACTGGCGGCCAATCAGGTGGCCCTGCCGCTGCGGATGTTTGTCGTCAATCCCTCGGGCAAACGCGGCGAAGGGGAAGAGCGAGTGATCATCAATCCCGTGCTGCAACGCCCCAAGGGCAGCGAAGCGGATCGCGAAGGCTGCCTCAGCTTGCCCGGACTGTTCGGCGACGTGGTGCGTTCCAAACAGATCATGCTGTCGGCCTACGACCTCAAAGGACAAGCCATCGAGCTGAAGTGCGAGGGATTCTTTGCTCGCGTTCTACAGCATGAAAACGACCACCTCGATGGCACCATGTTCTTCGACCGGATGACCGAAGACGCTCGCCGTGACCTCGGCGGCGCCTTGGAAGAATTCGAAATCGACTTCAAGAGTAAACAAGCCGGGGGAGCCATCCCCAGCGACGAAGAATTAGCCAAACAACGCGAGCAATGGATTGCCCGGTATGCCTAA